A DNA window from Streptomyces sp. 71268 contains the following coding sequences:
- a CDS encoding DUF3566 domain-containing protein, which produces MTDTRGAKQGYESFSASPLPNERPATQQSQPYHPPHAYAPPAGAQGAAPEGGQGSAPQQAVRRPRTPAGARTVPRTRKARLRVAKVDPWSVMKVSFLLSIALGICTIIAASVLWMTMDAMGVFSTVGGTISDATESNEGGGFDLESFLSLPRVLVFTSVIAVIDVVLATALATLGAFIYNLSAGFVGGVELTLAEDE; this is translated from the coding sequence GTGACGGACACCCGAGGTGCCAAGCAGGGCTACGAGTCGTTCTCGGCGAGCCCACTGCCCAATGAGCGGCCGGCTACGCAGCAGTCCCAGCCCTACCACCCGCCGCACGCCTACGCGCCCCCCGCGGGCGCGCAGGGCGCCGCGCCGGAGGGTGGGCAGGGGTCGGCGCCCCAGCAGGCGGTGCGCCGACCGCGTACGCCCGCGGGCGCGCGTACCGTGCCGCGCACCCGCAAGGCGCGACTGCGGGTGGCGAAGGTCGATCCCTGGTCCGTGATGAAGGTGAGTTTCCTGCTCTCCATCGCGCTGGGGATCTGCACGATCATCGCGGCCTCCGTGCTGTGGATGACGATGGACGCGATGGGCGTCTTCTCCACCGTGGGCGGCACGATCAGTGACGCCACGGAATCCAACGAGGGTGGCGGCTTTGACCTGGAATCCTTCCTGTCGTTGCCTCGCGTGCTGGTCTTCACGTCGGTCATCGCGGTCATCGACGTGGTCCTGGCGACCGCCCTGGCCACGCTGGGGGCGTTCATCTACAACCTGTCGGCGGGCTTCGTCGGCGGCGTTGAGCTGACGTTGGCGGAGGACGAGTAG
- a CDS encoding DLW-39 family protein has product MKKLLLVALAAIGGLLVYRQIQADRAEQDLWTEATDSVPSGSGV; this is encoded by the coding sequence GTGAAGAAGCTTCTCCTGGTCGCACTGGCCGCAATCGGCGGGCTCCTCGTGTACCGCCAGATCCAGGCGGATCGCGCCGAGCAGGATCTGTGGACGGAGGCGACCGACTCCGTGCCCTCAGGTTCGGGTGTGTGA